CCCCCGACCCGACGTTCCCGGCGAACCAGCTGGTCTGGAGCGACGAGTTCAACGGCGCGGCCGGCAGCAAGCCCGATCCGGCGAAGTGGACGATCGATCCCGGCACCGGCCAGAACAACGAGATCCAGTACTACACGAACAACAACAACGCCTCGATGAACGGCACCGGGGCCCTGGTGATCGAGGCACGCCGGGAGACCGCCGGTGGCCGGGACTACACGTCGCACCGGATGAACACCGGCGGCAAGTTCACCGTCCAGTACGGCCGGATCGAGGCCCGGGTCCAGGTGCCGAAGGGCAACGGCCTGTGGCCCGCCTTCTGGATGATGGGCGCCGACTTCCTCACCGGGCGTCCGTGGCCGTACAACGGGGAGATCGACATCATGGAGGTGCTCGGCCGGAACACCTTCGAGGGCTACTCCACCCTGCACGCACCGCAGTACAACGGCGGCGCGGGGTACGGGCAGAAGTATCCCGCCCCGGGTGGCGTCGACTTCGCCGCCGGTTTCCACGTCTGGGCCGCGGAGTGGGACAGCCGGGGCATCACGTTCAAGGTGGACGGCCAGACGGTCTTCTACGCCAGCAAGGAGACGGTGGAGTCGACCCGTGGCCCGTGGGTCTTCGACCACCCCTTCTACCTGATCCTCAACCTCGCCGTCGGCGGTGACTTCCCGGGACCGGTCGACGCGACCACGCCGTTCCCGTCCCGGATGCTCGTCGACTACGTGCGCGTCTACCGCTGAACGGCGGGTGGCCGGTACGGCGCACCGGCCGCCCAGCACCGCCCTCCCCGCACCGCCCTTCCGTCATCGTCCGCCCGGCACCAGCCGCCCACGATGTCCACCGCCGTGCCACCTCGACCACCGTCCCCGGTACCGGGGAACGAACTCCGCAGCCGTGCAACCTTCGACGGGGCGGGTCCGGTCGTACCGGCAACACGAGCGGGAGGAACGGAGGCTGGACTTGCAGAAGGCTGAGGAAGACGATTTCCACACGTTCGTCGCGGCCCGGATGGACCGGTGGCGGCGCAGTGCCTTCCTGATGTGCCAGGACTGGCACATGGCCGACGACCTGGTGTCGATCACCGTCACCAAGCTGTTCCGGAACTGGCGCAAGGTGAACCGGGCGGACAATCCCGACGCGTACGCCCAGCGGGTACTCAGCCGCTCCTGGCTCACCGAACGACGCCGGCCGTGGCGCCGGGAACGCCTGCCGGACGGCCTTCCCGAGCCCCGGTGGTCGCCGCCGGATCGGGCCGACGACCGCGAGTCGCTGGCGGAGCTGCTGCGATCGCTGGGTCCACGGCAACGGGCGGTACTCGTCCTGCGCTTCTACCTCGACTACTCGGTCGAGGAGACCGCCAGGATCATGCAGGTGTCACCGGGCACCGTGAAGAGCCAGTCCGCGCGTGGACTCGTCGCGCTGCGCGCGCTGTCGGCGTCGATCCGCAACTGAGAGAGGGGATCAGCGGAGATGAACCAGCAACTCTTCGACGAGGTCGTCGGTACGCCGCCGCCCTCCACCGTCGACGTCGTCGCCATCGTGGCGCGGGAGAGGCGGAGAAGCGCCGTACGGCGGATCGGCGGGACCATGGCGGCGGTGCTCGGACTGGCGGTCTCGGCCGGAATCGTCGCGGCCGGCCAGCACGGACCGGCCGGGGTGGCTCCGCCGCCCGTCGCGGCGGACAACCGGTTCCAACTGGTCGCGAACGACCGCGACTCGGCCCAGTTGACCGCGAAGCGGCTGGCCGAGGCGCTCGACGCCGCGCTCAGGAACGCGGCGCCGGACGCCCGGTGGATCCGTTCGAACATCTTCTCCGACGCCGCCCCGGACGGGCAGCCGCCCCGACTGTTCACCGACAACACGCTGAAGCAGCACGAGCAGATGTTCAGTGGCGGTACCGGGGTGCTGGCCGACGGCCGCAGGGGCATGCTCGCGCTGCACATCCTCAGGTTCGAACCGGTGACCGGAAAGCGCTGCGACGAACCGAAGTGTGTCGCGGCGCGGGCCCTGCCCAGGGAGGATCCGAACAAGAAGCGCGAGCTCTTCCTCAGCTGCCGGGGCGAGACCGGCTGCACCGAGCGCACCGGCCCGAACGGCGAGCGGATGACGATCCGGACCGACTTCACGAAGCTGAAGCGGTTCCCCGGTCCCTGGAAGGCCGCCAACTTCCAGGTGTACGTCGAACTCGTCGACGGCCGGCTACTGAACCTCGTCAGCACCAACGAGTACGGCGTGGGAGAGCGGGAGTCCACCCTGCAACAGCAGGACCCGCCGCTGACGTCGGCACAGCTCACCCAGATGGCGATCGAGGTGACCGGCCGGATCAGGGCCTAGCCCCGACACTGCCGCGCGGCCCGGCCGATGGATTCCGAATCGGTCGGGCCGCCCGGTCACGCCTGGCGCAGCGGGAAGTGACAGGCGACCTGGTGGACATCGCCGGCCAGCGGTGGCTCCGTCTCGCAGATCTCCTGCGCCAGCGGGCACCGGGTGCGGAACCGGCACCCGGTCGGCGGGTTCAGCGCACTGGGCAGCTCACCCTGGATGGTGACGCTCTCGCGTGGCCCGGCGAGGTCCGTGCTGGCGGACGGAACGGCGTCGATCAGCGCCTGCGTGTACGGGTGCCGGGCGGACCTGACCACGTCGTACGCGGGACCGACCTCGACGAGCTTGCCCAGGTACATCACGCCGATCCGGTCCGCCATGTAGTCGACGACGGAGAGGTCGTGGCTGATGAACACGTACGCCAGGCCCAGTTCGCGCTGGAGGTCCCGCATCAGGTTGAGCACCTGCGCCTGGATCGACACGTCGAGCGCGCTCACCGGCTCGTCGCCGACGATCAGTCGAGGTTGCAGGGCCAGGGACCGGGCCAGCCCGATGCGCTGCAACTGGCCGCCGGAGAACTCGTGGGGATACCGCTCCAGCACCCGCCGGGAGAGTCCCACCTGGTCGAGCAGCGTACCGATCCGGGCCCGGCGCGCGGCCGTGTCACCCACCTGCTGGATCTCCAGCGGTTCGGCGAGGATGGCGTCGACCCGCATCCGCGGGTTCATCGCCGCATAGCTGTCCTGGAACATCAACTGGACCTGGCGGTGCATCCGGCGGCGGTCGCGCCGGGGCAGCCGGGCGATGTCCGTGCCGTCGAGGACGATCTGACCGTCGGTCGCCCGCTCCAGCCCGACGACCAGCCGCCCCACGGTGGACTTGCCGCAGCCGGACTCGCCCACCAACCCGAACGTCTCGCCGGGACGGACCTCGAACGAGACGCCCGCCACGGCGCTGACCCGCCCGGAGGTCCGGCGCAGCAGACCACCCGTCGTCGCCTCGTAGTCCTTGACCAGACCCCGGACCTCCAGGATCGGCTCCGGCGCCGGCCCGGAGGCGTCCGCCGCCGGCGCCGACACCGGCGCCGTCCGGGCCGCCGGGGCGGCGGTGGTCAGGGTGACCGGGTGCAGGCACGCGTGCTGGTGGCCGCCCGTCGACAGGGTCACCTCGGTGGTACGGCACTCGTCGGTCACGAACCGGCAGCGGGGGGCGAACCGGCATCCGGTCAGCGGTCGGGACAGGTCCGGTGGCAGCCCGGGAATGCTGTAGAGCCGCTCGTGTACGCCCGGTTCGCGCACCGCCGACTCCGGCAGCGCCTCCATCAGCGCCTCGGTGTAGCGGTGCCGGGGCGTCCGGAACAGCTCACCGGTGGCGGCGGTCTCCACCACCCGGCCCGCGTACATCACCGCGACCCGGTCCGCCCGGCCGGCGATCACACCCAGGTCGTGGGTGACCAGGATGACCGCCATCCCGAACTCTTCCCGCAGGTCGTCGATGAGTTCGAGGATCTGGCGCTGGGTGGTCACGTCGAGCGCGGTGGTCGGCTCGTCGGCGATGAGCAGGCGCGGCGAGCAGATCAGGGCCATCGCGATGGCGACCCGTTGCCGCATCCCGCCGGAGAGTTCGTGCGGATAGTTGTCGACGATCTTGTCCGGCCGGGGCATCCCGACCCGGCGCAGGATGTCGATCGCCCGCTCCCGGGCCTGCGCCTTACCGACCCCTTCGTGCACCCGCAACGGCTCGGCGACCTGGGTACCGATCCGCATCGTCGGGTTGAGCGAGGTCAGCGGGTCCTGGAACACCATGCCCATCCGGACGCCACGGATCCGCCGTACCTCGTCGGTCGGCAGGGACCGCAGGTCACGGCCCTCGAAGAGGATCTGTCCGCCGACCACGCTGCCGCCCGGGGGCAGCAGGCCCATCACCGACAACGCGGTCATCGTCTTCCCGCTGCCCGACTCGCCGACGATGCCGAGGGTCTCGCCGGGGCGGACCTCCAGGCTGACGTCGTCGAGGGCGTGCACGGTGCCGCGACGCAGCGCGATGTCGGTGTTGAGGTTCTGCAGTCGCAGCAGGGGCTGACTCTCCCCCGCGTTCCGGGTCGCCTCGTGGTTCCGGACGGTTGGCTCGATCGGTGCGCTCATTTCCCTGCTCCTGCTAGCGTCGCCGGAGGCGGACCTCGAAGGCGTCCCTCAGCCCGTCGCCCATGAAGTTGAAGGCGAGCACGATGAGGATGATGGCGATTCCGGGCGGGTACAGCAGCCACCAGTGACCGCTGTACGTGTCCGCGAGACCGTCGGAGAGCATCCCACCCCAGTTGGCCGCCGGCGGCGGAACGCCGAGGCCGAGGAATGACAGGTAGGCGACGTAGAGGATGGCGTCGGCGACCTGGAAGGTCGCGTTGACGATCACGGTTCCGATGGCGTTCGGGACGATGTGCCGACGTACCGCGCGGCCACCCGTACCGCCCATCGAACGCATCGCCTGGATGTACTCGCGGGAACGCAGGCTCAGCGCCTCGCCACGGACCAGCCGGGCCGGGCCCAGCCAGGCGAAGGCGCCGATGATGAGGATCAGCATCGGCACGCTCGGGGTGACGATGGCGGCCAGCAGCATGAAGAGGAACAGCGACGGGATCGACATCATCGCGTCGACGACCCGCATCATCGCGGAGTCCACCCAACCGCCGGCGAATCCGGCGACGGCTCCCCACAGCGTGCCGAGGAAGGTGGCGAGGATGCCGGCCGCGAGCCCGACGATGATGGAGGTCTGTCCGCCGAGCATGAGCCGGCCGAGCTGGTCGTAGCCGACGCCGTCGGTGCCGAGCGGGTGCCCCTGTTCGCCGGGTCCCAGGTGCACCGCCGCGAGATCGGTGTGCACCTGGTCGGTGTGGTAGACCAGCGGCCCGAGGAAACAGACCCCGGCCAGCAGGATGAACAGGCCCAGGCCGACCAGGGCGAGCCGGTTCTCGCAGAAGACCGACACCCCCTGGCGCCACAGGCCCCGGACCGGTACGTCGTCGGCGTCGACCGTGGGCGGTGGCGCACCGACCGGTACGCCGGGCACCTCGGGCAGCATGGTCACGAGGTCCTCCCCCGAAGTCGGACCCGGGGGTCGACGGCGGCGTAGAGCAGGTCGGCGAGCAGCGCACCGAGCACCGTCGCGACCGAGATGATCAAGGTGACCCCGAGCAGGATCGGGAAGTCGCGCTTCAGCGCCGCCTGCCAGAACAGCTGACCCATTCCGGGGAAGTTGAACAGCGACTCCACCACCAGGGCCCCGCTGAACAGCGCCGGCAGGTACATCCCGAGCAGGGTGATCACGGGGAAGAGACCGTTGCGCAGGGTGTGCAGGACGACGACCCGGCGCTCCGACAGCCCCTTGCTCCGCGCGGTACGCACGTAGTTCTCGTTGAGGTTGTCCACCATGGAGGAGCGGATGTAGCGGGAGTACACCGCGATGGTGACGATCGCGAGCGTGACGGTGGGCAGTACGAGCCCGGCCGGCTCGGCGAGCATCTCCCCCAGGGTGAAGCCCTGCGGCGCCTCCGGCGGCAGGATCGGCCAGACCTGCGAGAAGAGGATGATCATCATCAGGCCCATGAAGAAGATCGGGGTGGCGTACGCCAGCAGTGACAGCGAGGTGATGGTGTAGTCGGGCCACCGGTTGCGACGTACCGCCTGGATCACGCCGAGCGGGATCGCCACCACGACGGCGAGCAGGGTCGACAGCAGCGACAGCACCATGGTCTTCGGCAGCCGCTGGGCGATGGCCTCGGTGACCGACTGGTTGAGCTGGAACGAGTAGCCGAGATCTCCGTGCAGCAGGCGCTGTACGTACATCAGGTACTGCTGGACCCAGGGCCGGTCGTAGCCCATCTCGTGGTTGAACGCCGCCAGTTGCTCCAGCGTCGCCTCCTTGCCCAGCGCGGAGCGAGCGGCGCCGCCCGGCAGCAGGTGCAGGATGATGAACGCGATCACCGTGACGAGCACGATGACGATGAGGGCCTGGCCCAGGCGTGTGATGAGGTACCGGACCACTGGGCGGCTCCTCCCCCTCCTCGAAGGGCTCCGGTGGCGCGGTCAGGCGCCACCGGAGCCGGGACGGTCAGTGGGTCAGTTCTTCCAGGACCAGTCCTGGAAGTAGAAGTAGTTCATCGGGTCCTGCGGCTCGACGCCCTGCAACCCCGACTTGTACGCCGAGATCTGGTACACCGGGTTCGGCATCCAGAGCACCGGCAGGTCCTTGGCGAGGAAGTCGTTGTACGCCTTCAGCGCGCTCTCGTCGGCGGAGAACTGGGTCGCCTCGATCAGCCGGTCCGCCTCGGGGTTGCTGTAGCTGCCCAGGTTCACCGGCGCACCGGTGGAGAAGAGCCGCTCGCCGCTGGCGAAGACCGGGTAGTACCAGCTGCCCTGCGAGCCGAAGAAGGACATGTCCCACGAGCAGGTTGCCTCGGTCGGCTTGCAGGCCGGGGTGACCGCGACCGAGTCGGGCACCTCCTTGATGGTCAGCTCGATGCCGAGCTTGGCCATCTGCGACTTGATCTCGGCGAACATCTTGGTGGTCGCGGCGAACCCGCTCTGGCTGGTGACCGTGAACGCCAGCGGCGTGCCGGCGGCGATGCCCTCGCCACACTGGTTCTCGGCGGCACCCGGTGTCTGGCAGACGGTCTTGCCGTCCGGGGTCACCTTCCAGCCGTGGCCTTCGAGCAGTGCCTTGGCCTTGGCCGGGTCGAAGGAGTAGGCGCACCCGCTGGCATCGGTGGTGCCCGGCTTGAGCGGCACCGGGCCACAGCTCGGGGCGGCCATGCCGGACCAGATGACCTTGTTGATCGTCGGCTGGTCGACGAGCATCTGCATCGCCTGGCGCAGGTACGGCTGCTTGAACAACACGCCCGTCTTGGGGTTGTTGAAGTTCAGCTGCAGGTAGGTGGTGGACCAGCCGTACCAGGGTGCGACCTTGTAGTCCTTGGACTCGAGGTACGACTGCTGGGACAGGTTGGCCGGCGGGATGTACCCGTAGTCGATCTCACCGGCGCGGAGCACGTTGAACTCCGCGTCGTCACTGGTGAACGGCCGCAGGACGACCTTGGCCAGCTTCGGCTTGTCCGAGCCCGAGTAGGTCGGCTGCGCGGCGAGCACGACCTCGCCGTTCGGCACGTACTTGTCCAGCTTCCAGGGGCCGCTGGTGACCTTCCACAGCTCGTTGGTCGCGTACGACTTGGGGTCCTTCGACGCCGTGGTGAGGAAGTCGAAGACCTTCTTGGCGCCCTCGGGGGTGCTGGCGAGGTTGCCGACGGTCGCCGTCGCGGAGTCCTTGTCCCAGGTGTGCTGGGGCAGCGGGACGATCCGGTTGAGCTGGTTCCCCACGAACCACGCGGTGTTGTAGGCCTGCGTCGTCGTGATCGAGAAGGTCTTCTCGTCGACGATCTTCCAGTCGGCGATGTTGTCCGGGAAGCCACCGGCCCGGTACGACGCCCACTTGTCCTTGTTCGCGGTGACCAGGTCCCACCAGAAGTCGATGTCCTTGGTGGTGACCGGCTTGCCGTCGGACCACGTGTTGTCCTTCAGCGTGATCGTCAGGGTCTTGCCACCGTTGCTGACCACGGGCGCCTCGGCCATCGAGCGCGCGGAGTTGATGTTGTACTGCGCCGAGCCGTCCAGCTGGTACTCGTACAGGTGCCGGTACAGCGCCGTCGTGAAGGTGGCGTTCTCGCCCTGGGTGAATCCGGGGGCCGAGATGGGCAGGATCCAGTTGGGGGTCCGGAAGGCGACCGTGACGGTGTCCTTCCCCTGACTCCCGCCCTGGGCGCCCTTCGAACCGCTGTCGCCGCTGCAGGCGGCCAGTCCCGCGCCGATGGCGAGCACGCTGGCTATGGCCACGGCGCCGCGCAGGGCGCGCCGGTGGAATCTGCTCCTCATGAGTCTCCTCGATTGATCTACACGGGCCCCGCGTCGTCGGGCGTCAGAGGCGTCGCGTCCAGCCGCCTGGTGCTGCTCAAGCGGTCGATGCGGA
The nucleotide sequence above comes from Plantactinospora soyae. Encoded proteins:
- a CDS encoding SigE family RNA polymerase sigma factor, giving the protein MQKAEEDDFHTFVAARMDRWRRSAFLMCQDWHMADDLVSITVTKLFRNWRKVNRADNPDAYAQRVLSRSWLTERRRPWRRERLPDGLPEPRWSPPDRADDRESLAELLRSLGPRQRAVLVLRFYLDYSVEETARIMQVSPGTVKSQSARGLVALRALSASIRN
- a CDS encoding peptide ABC transporter substrate-binding protein — encoded protein: MRSRFHRRALRGAVAIASVLAIGAGLAACSGDSGSKGAQGGSQGKDTVTVAFRTPNWILPISAPGFTQGENATFTTALYRHLYEYQLDGSAQYNINSARSMAEAPVVSNGGKTLTITLKDNTWSDGKPVTTKDIDFWWDLVTANKDKWASYRAGGFPDNIADWKIVDEKTFSITTTQAYNTAWFVGNQLNRIVPLPQHTWDKDSATATVGNLASTPEGAKKVFDFLTTASKDPKSYATNELWKVTSGPWKLDKYVPNGEVVLAAQPTYSGSDKPKLAKVVLRPFTSDDAEFNVLRAGEIDYGYIPPANLSQQSYLESKDYKVAPWYGWSTTYLQLNFNNPKTGVLFKQPYLRQAMQMLVDQPTINKVIWSGMAAPSCGPVPLKPGTTDASGCAYSFDPAKAKALLEGHGWKVTPDGKTVCQTPGAAENQCGEGIAAGTPLAFTVTSQSGFAATTKMFAEIKSQMAKLGIELTIKEVPDSVAVTPACKPTEATCSWDMSFFGSQGSWYYPVFASGERLFSTGAPVNLGSYSNPEADRLIEATQFSADESALKAYNDFLAKDLPVLWMPNPVYQISAYKSGLQGVEPQDPMNYFYFQDWSWKN
- a CDS encoding ABC transporter permease, whose product is MVRYLITRLGQALIVIVLVTVIAFIILHLLPGGAARSALGKEATLEQLAAFNHEMGYDRPWVQQYLMYVQRLLHGDLGYSFQLNQSVTEAIAQRLPKTMVLSLLSTLLAVVVAIPLGVIQAVRRNRWPDYTITSLSLLAYATPIFFMGLMMIILFSQVWPILPPEAPQGFTLGEMLAEPAGLVLPTVTLAIVTIAVYSRYIRSSMVDNLNENYVRTARSKGLSERRVVVLHTLRNGLFPVITLLGMYLPALFSGALVVESLFNFPGMGQLFWQAALKRDFPILLGVTLIISVATVLGALLADLLYAAVDPRVRLRGRTS
- a CDS encoding ABC transporter permease, which produces MLPEVPGVPVGAPPPTVDADDVPVRGLWRQGVSVFCENRLALVGLGLFILLAGVCFLGPLVYHTDQVHTDLAAVHLGPGEQGHPLGTDGVGYDQLGRLMLGGQTSIIVGLAAGILATFLGTLWGAVAGFAGGWVDSAMMRVVDAMMSIPSLFLFMLLAAIVTPSVPMLILIIGAFAWLGPARLVRGEALSLRSREYIQAMRSMGGTGGRAVRRHIVPNAIGTVIVNATFQVADAILYVAYLSFLGLGVPPPAANWGGMLSDGLADTYSGHWWLLYPPGIAIILIVLAFNFMGDGLRDAFEVRLRRR
- a CDS encoding ABC transporter ATP-binding protein → MSAPIEPTVRNHEATRNAGESQPLLRLQNLNTDIALRRGTVHALDDVSLEVRPGETLGIVGESGSGKTMTALSVMGLLPPGGSVVGGQILFEGRDLRSLPTDEVRRIRGVRMGMVFQDPLTSLNPTMRIGTQVAEPLRVHEGVGKAQARERAIDILRRVGMPRPDKIVDNYPHELSGGMRQRVAIAMALICSPRLLIADEPTTALDVTTQRQILELIDDLREEFGMAVILVTHDLGVIAGRADRVAVMYAGRVVETAATGELFRTPRHRYTEALMEALPESAVREPGVHERLYSIPGLPPDLSRPLTGCRFAPRCRFVTDECRTTEVTLSTGGHQHACLHPVTLTTAAPAARTAPVSAPAADASGPAPEPILEVRGLVKDYEATTGGLLRRTSGRVSAVAGVSFEVRPGETFGLVGESGCGKSTVGRLVVGLERATDGQIVLDGTDIARLPRRDRRRMHRQVQLMFQDSYAAMNPRMRVDAILAEPLEIQQVGDTAARRARIGTLLDQVGLSRRVLERYPHEFSGGQLQRIGLARSLALQPRLIVGDEPVSALDVSIQAQVLNLMRDLQRELGLAYVFISHDLSVVDYMADRIGVMYLGKLVEVGPAYDVVRSARHPYTQALIDAVPSASTDLAGPRESVTIQGELPSALNPPTGCRFRTRCPLAQEICETEPPLAGDVHQVACHFPLRQA